The DNA region CGCTGCCCATGATAACGGGAACTGCGCCGTTCACCTCATCCACGACAATTTGAGCCAGCTTCAGCTTCTCCTGTTCATCCAGCAGATGAAACTCCCCGTTCGTTCCGAGGGCAAACACACCGTTAACACCTGCATCGATCATCCGCCGCGTGAGCTGGCGGGCAACCTGTTCATTCACTTGCTGCTCTTTTGTCAAAGGAGTCAGCATGGCGGGAATAATGCCTTTGAATTCCATGGTTAAGCCTCCTATATTCAAGTGTTCCTGTTTCAGAATTGAACTGTTTTCATATACAAGCGCTTTCAAATGTGATTATAGTCCCGTCTGTTCAATTTAACAACACATTTTGAAAAAATGTTCAAATTAAAAACAACATGTTTCATTATGAAACATGTTGTCCTGTTTAGCTAGTTACTTTATTTTCCTCCACAGCGTGGTCCGGCTGATGCCCAGGCGTTCGGCGGTTTTCACCTGATTCATGCCTTCCTCCAGCAACACCTGCTGGATAATCCGCTGCTCAATTTCCTCCAGCGTTCCGCTGAGATCAAAGTCCGGTTTCCCGTATTCGGTCCGCATCCGCCTGGTGGACAACACCTCGCTGATTTCCCCCTGCTCAATGTACAAGCCTTTGGCAAGCAGCACGGCTTCTTCGATCACCTGACGCAGCTGATGAATATTGCCGCGCCATTCAAACCGTTCAAGCTCCTCTCTCGCTTCATCTCTGAGCCCGACCACCTGCTTGCCGTACTTGGCGTTATATTCGTTGATGTACAGCAGAGAGAGGCCTTCAATATCCTCCTTGCGTTCCCTCAGCGAAGGCAGCGGCAGCGTGACTTCCGCCAGCCTGTAATACAGCTCCGCGCTGAATCCGCCGCTCTCGGTCCGCTCCAGAATATCCTCCCTGGAGGACACAATCCATTGAAAAGCAGGCGTTTGCTTGTCCAGATAGTCCGCCAATCTCTTCTGCTCAGCTTCACCAAGGGCGTCAATGTCGCGCAAAAATACAGTGCCGCGCGCAAGACTGCCGAACAGTTCCTCATTCCGCTCCTCATTCAGCAGCATGTCCCACAGATCCTGTGAAGCCAGCCCGCATTCGATTTTCAGAAACGGCCGCAGCCCTCTTTCGCCGCCAAAATGAATAAACTGAGCCAGCAGCTCTTTGCCTGTCCCTTTTTCCCCGGAAATCCAGACGGAAAGCTGCTGATCGCGATAGCTCCGCGCTTTGTCCAGCGCATGCCTCATCTCGCTGTTATGGCTGACGATGTTGCCGGCCACCTGGGCCGCGCGAAAGCCGGCCTCAGCCGGTACAAGGGAAGCCCCCCGCAGCCTAAGCTCATCCCGGCTTTTGCCGCCCGCGATCCGCAATACGGCCAATGGCCCGTCCGGACCCGGCAGCGGGTAACCGCTGACCCGCCAGATTTGCTCCGCCTGCTCCAGCATGGTATGGAACGTACCCTCCGTTAGGATCTCGCGGACGATACGCCCTATTTTTTCTGAATCCATAAAAGGGGCCATCTGCCGGTTGAAATACGGATTGCCGAACACCTGCCGCTGCTCGCGGTCATAAACAGCCACCCCCGCCTGCTCTGCCTGAAGCACCTGGTAGGCCATGCCGTATTCCCGTTTGCACGCTTCAAACAGCGCATGCCACTTCCGCGCCTGCTGGAAGGAACGCAGCACGCTCTCTTTGCCCGAGGTCAGCAGAAAACCGATCAAACCCAGCTTTTCCGCTTCCTTAACGGTAATGACGTCCCCGACGATAATCTGATACCCCTGCTCCCGCAGCTCCTGCAGCACCTGGCCAACCCCGGATTCATCCTGAACCGTGTAGGAGGAAATTTTCATATCCAGCACCTCGCACACCGCCGCCGCGCCGGCGACCACCTGGGCGAAGCCAACGATCGCCACCTTGCCGGGATATCCTTTGGCCAGCGTCAGCACCCTCAGCATATCGTAGCCGGACACTTCAATCTCAACGACAGGAATGGCGACCCTGGACTGGATCAGCTTGGCCGTGCCGCCGCGGCTGATAATGATATCCGTCCCGCTGCTCGCCGCTTCCTCGGCATATTTCAACCCCTGCTGCAAATCCCCGGTTTCCACCCTCAGCTCCATATCCTGGCCTTCCGCCAAGCTGAGAATCATTTCCTTCAATCCTTCATACGGCGCAATCGCCAGTACCTTCACGTCCATCATCCTCTGTTTCAGAGATAAA from Paenibacillus macerans includes:
- a CDS encoding sigma-54-dependent Fis family transcriptional regulator, with product MKVLAIAPYEGLKEMILSLAEGQDMELRVETGDLQQGLKYAEEAASSGTDIIISRGGTAKLIQSRVAIPVVEIEVSGYDMLRVLTLAKGYPGKVAIVGFAQVVAGAAAVCEVLDMKISSYTVQDESGVGQVLQELREQGYQIIVGDVITVKEAEKLGLIGFLLTSGKESVLRSFQQARKWHALFEACKREYGMAYQVLQAEQAGVAVYDREQRQVFGNPYFNRQMAPFMDSEKIGRIVREILTEGTFHTMLEQAEQIWRVSGYPLPGPDGPLAVLRIAGGKSRDELRLRGASLVPAEAGFRAAQVAGNIVSHNSEMRHALDKARSYRDQQLSVWISGEKGTGKELLAQFIHFGGERGLRPFLKIECGLASQDLWDMLLNEERNEELFGSLARGTVFLRDIDALGEAEQKRLADYLDKQTPAFQWIVSSREDILERTESGGFSAELYYRLAEVTLPLPSLRERKEDIEGLSLLYINEYNAKYGKQVVGLRDEAREELERFEWRGNIHQLRQVIEEAVLLAKGLYIEQGEISEVLSTRRMRTEYGKPDFDLSGTLEEIEQRIIQQVLLEEGMNQVKTAERLGISRTTLWRKIK